The Erythrobacter litoralis HTCC2594 nucleotide sequence TCCGGCCCGTCGCAATAGAGGCTGTCCTTGCGGATATCGAAGAAGAAGGCCGACAGGTCCTCGTTGCAGAAATCGACCAGCAGGCGGGTGTAGGTGTTGAAGTCGTAGGCTTCAATCGCCGTGCGCAGCTTGCCGTCAAGATCTGCCAGCAGGGCCAGCACATAGCGCTCCAGCTCCGGGATCTCACCCGCATCGCCCATATCGCCGACGAAGCCGTCGAGCGCGCCGAGCAGGTAGCGGAAGGTGTTGCGCAAGCGGCGGTACTGGTCGCCGACGCCCTTGAGGATCTCGTCGCCGATGCGGTGATCCTCGGTGAAATCGACACTGAGCGCCCACAGCCGGATGATATCCGCGCCGTATTGCTCCATCACCTTGTTGGGATCGACGGTGTTGCCGAGGCTCTTCGACATCTTGAAGCCCTTGGCATCCATGGTGAAACCGTGGGTCAGGATCGCATCGTAGGGCGCACGGCCGCGGGTGGCACAGCTTTCCAGCAACGAAGACTGGAACCAGCCGCGATGCTGGTCGCTGCCTTCGAGATAGAGATCGGCAGGCCAGCGCTGCTCGGGCCAGCGTCCCGATTCCAACGTGAAGACATGGGTGCAGCCCGAATCGAACCAGACGTCGAGAATGTCGGTAACCATCTCGTAGTCGTCGGGATTGTGCGCATCGCCCAAGAACTCGGCCTTGCGCGCTTCGTCCCAGGCATCGACGCCTTCTTCGCGCACGGCCGCGATGACGCGGGCATTGACGTCCGGGTCTTGCAAGTAAGTGCCGTCGGGGCGGACGAACAGCGTGATCGGCACGCCCCAGGCGCGCTGGCGGCTCAGCACCCAGTCGGGGCGGCCCTCGACCATCGATCCGATGCGGTTGCGTCCCTTGGGCGGGGTGAACTGGACGCGGGCGATTTCTTGCGTCGCGATCTCTCTCAGCGTCATCCCAGCGGAAGCTGGGATCTGTTCGTGGCCGGGAGAGACCCCAGCTTCCGCTGGGGTGACGGAGAGGGGCTTGTCCATCGGCACGAACCATTGCGGCGTGCAGCGATAGATGACCTTGGCCTTGGAGCGCCAGGAATGCGGGTAGCTGTGCGCGTAATCCGCGCTCGCGCTCAGCAACGCGCCCGCTTCGCGCAGGTCGGAACAGATCGGGCCGTCGGGCGCGTTGAAATTGGCGTTGATGACCGCGCGGCGGCGCTCGTCTTCGCCTCCGAGCCACGGCCAGTCGTCGCGATAGCGCCCGTCATCCATGACCGCGAAGACGGGGTTCAACCCATGGGCCTTGCACAGGTCGAAATCGTCCTCGCCATGATCGGGCGACATATGGACGAGGCCGGTGCCGCTGTCGGTGGTAACGAAATCGCCCGGCAGCAACGGACGCGGCGTCGCGTAGAACCCACCGAGATGGTGCATCGGGTGGCGGGCGACGGTACCGGCTAGGTCGGAGCCTTTACACTGCCAAATTGCGGTGAGCCGCACTGTCCCATTTTCGTGGGCTGGCAAGCGACTCAGGAAGTGAGGTCCAAGATCGTGGGCTACTAGATACCGCCCTCTGGAAGTCCAGGTGGCCTCATCCTCATCGAAATCCGTGAATCGGTCGGCCACTTCCAATTCAAACAAGGCGTATTCAATGTCCTCACCGTAAGCCAAAGCCTGGTTCACCGGGATCGTCCACGGGGTCGTCGTCCAGATGACGGCGTGTGCGCCTTCCAGCCCCTCGATACGGCTTTCCGTGATCTCGAACGCCACGTCGATCTGGGTCGAGGTGATATCCTCGTACTCGACCTCGGCTTCGGCCAGCGCGGTCTTTTCGACCGGGCTCCACATCACCGGCTTGGCCCCGCGATAGAGGTTGCCTGCCTCGGCAAAGCGCATCAGTTCGGACACGATGGTCGCCTCGGCGTAGTAATCCATCGTCAGGTAAGGATTGTCCCAGTCGCCCAGCAGGCCGAGCCGCTTCAGCTGTTCGCGCTGCACGTCGACCCAGTGCTGCGCATAGGCGCGGCATTCGGCGCGGAATTCCTTGACCGGGACTTCGTCCTTGTTCTTCTTCTTCTTGCGGTACTTTTCCTCGACCTTCCACTCGATCGGCAGGCCGTGGCAGTCCCAACCCGGCACGAAAGGCGCATCCTTGCCGAGCAGCGTCTGGCTGCGCACGACCATGTCTTTCAGGATACGCTGCATCGCGTGGCCGATATGCATGTCGCCATTGGCATAGGGCGGACCGTCGTGGAGGATGAACTTCTCGCGACCGCTGCGCGCTTCGCGAACCTGCTGGTAAAGCCCCTCGTCCTGCCATTGCGCGAGAATGCCCGGTTCCTTCTGCGGAAGGCCGGCTTTCATTGGGAAATCGGTCTTGGGCAGGAAGACCGTGTCTTTGTAGTCGGGCTTTTCACTCATTTCGCGCGGGGCGTTAGGGTATTCCGCGCCCGCGATAAAGCCTCATTGCGCGGGCGTGGCTAATTGACGCGCGGCGACACGATCAGTCCAGCGCGCGCAACCGTCGCGCCTGGAAGGCGTAGCGCGCGGCGCGGCCGACATCGCGCTGGAATTGCGCATTGACGATACCGCCGACCGCCGACCCGAAGATCGGCACGACCATACCCATCCGCCGGCGCACCGAAGCCAGAGCGATGGCGCGCGACACGCGTTCGACCACCTGGTCCACCAGCGGCTCTATGCCCTGCGTGGCAATCGGTTCGAGCGAACCGTCGGCAGCAATGTCGGCGTCGAGAGCATCGAGCCGCGAAATCTTTTCGGCATGATCGTCGAGCGCAGCGATTTCGAGGATCTGCAGCCGGAACAACCGCTCGCGCTCGCCTGCGCCGTCGAAGCCGTAGGCGCGCCCGGCATCGCGAATATGGCGCAGCGCCAGGGCGATGGTGGCCGGAATGTCCGCGCTTGCCGTGATCGCCCCGGCGAGCCCGGCGGCCGCGCCGGAGGAGGCGTTGAGCGTGCGCGCCGTGCGCGCAATCGCCTTGGCCGCTCGCTGCGACGCGCCGAGATCGGCGGGGTCGTGATCGGGTTGTTTCAGAGGTGCCATGTCGACTGCCTTGTCGATCCCCTTGAGCACGTTCTCGATCAGGGATTTGGGGATGGCCGAGGCGATCGCACTGCCGAGCGGATTGGTCAGCCGCTCGATCCCGCGCCCGAGGAAAGAAGGTTTCATGGCGCGATAGGCTTGTTGATCGGCTTCGAGCTGGGCGGGGGTCATCATTGTCTCCACGGAAAAGCGAGGCAGGGTGCAGCGCTGATCGATCAACCCGCCATGGCGGGCCGATGTTCCAGGCTTACCCTTTGTGCGCGAGCAATTCGCGTGCCCGTTCGCAATCCTTTTCCATCTGCGCCATCAGCGCTTCTAGACTGTCGAACTTCGCCTCCGGGCGCAGGAAGTGGTGGAAGGAAACTTCGATCTCCTGCCCGTAGAGGTCGCCGGAAAAGTCGAAGAAATAGGGTTCGAGCAGCTCCTTGGGAGGCTCGAACTGCGGCCGGATGCCGATGTTCGCCGCGCCCGTGAGTTCCTGACCGGTGGCAAGAATGCGCCCCGTCACGGCATAGATGCCGTAGCGCGGGCGCAAATAGCTCTCGATATGCAGGTTCGCGGTCGGATAGCCGATTTCGCGGCCGCGCTTGTCGCCGTGCTCGACCACGCCCCGAATGGCGAAGGGGCGCGACAGCAGTTCGGTCGCGGTGGCGCAATCGCCGTCGCGCAAGGCCTCGCGGATGCGGCTGGAGGAGATGACGCCCCCGTTACCCAAACCCGCATCTTCGACCGGCTCGACGACACGGCTCTCGAGACCGCGCTCGCCGCCGAAGCTCTTAAGCAGATCGACATTGCCCTTGGCGCCCTGGCCGAAGGTGAAATCGCCGCCCGTCACCACGCCATGCGCACCGAGGCGGTCGATCAGGATCTCGGTGATGAAGTCTTCCGCGCTGGTGCTGGCGAGCTCCTTGTCGAAATGGAACACCAGCATCGCGGTTGCCCCGGCGGCGATATAGAGCTCCTGCCGCTGCTCCAGCGTTGTCAGGCGGAAGGGCGGTGTATCGGGGCGGAAGAAGCGCACCGGGTGCGGATCGAAAGTCGCGATGATGCTCGGGCGGCCTTCTGCATGCGCCCAGTCGATGGCTTCGCCAGCCACCGCCTGGTGGCCGCGATGGAAGCCGTCGAAATTGCCCAGCGCGATAATGGCACCGCGCAAGGATTCAGGGACGGGGTTTCGATGGTCGAGCCAGCGCATCAGGAATTGGTAGCTGGCTGCGCGACATCCGCAAGCGGCTTCATCCCTTCGCGCAGCACGCGGATGGCATTGCCGCCCATCACGGCGCGGATTTCACGCTCGCTGAAGCCTGCATCCATCAGCGCCTGCGTGACCTGCACCAGCTTGGACGTGTCGAACCGCACCTCGACCGCGCCGTCGTAATCGCTGCCGAGCGCGACATGCTCGATCCCGACCAGGTCGCGGATATGGTTCATCGCCGCGGCAATGGCCTTGGGCGAGGTGTCGCAGACCGCGCCTTCCCAATAGCCGACGCCTATGATTCCGCCGGTCGCGGCGAGGCCACGGATTTCCGCGTCGGTGAGGTTGCGATTGACCTTGCAGGTCGCCTGCACGCCGCCATGGCTGGAGACGACCGGCCGCCGCGCCATCGCCAGCACTTCGGCGACACCGGTGTGGCTGAGATGCGCGATGTCGACGATCATGCCCATCTCTTCCATCCGCCGCACGATATTGCGGCCGAAGGGGGTCAGCCCGCCTTTCTCGATCCCGTGCATCGATCCGGCGAGTTCGTTGTCGAAGAAATGGGTCAGCCCGGCCATCCGCACCCCGGCATCGTATATCCGCTCGAGGTTGGCGGCATCGCCTTCCAGGTTGTGCAGGCCCTCGACGCTGAGCAGCGCGCCGACGAATTGCGGCCCCTTTATGCGGCGGTGACCGAATACGCCGTCGAGATCGTTGGGCGTTTCGATCGGGATAATCATGCCGTTCGACTCGCGAGCCGCGCGTTCCAGCTTTTCCGCATGATAGAGCGTCCGTTCCAGCAGCGAGGACCAGGTCCGCACCGGCTGCAACTGGCCCACTGCCAGCAGCGTAATGTTGTCGCCATCGGCGCTATTGCTGTCGTAATTCTGGTCGGTCGGTGTCTTGGTTACGCTGGAGAACACCTGCACCGCGACATTGCCCGCTTCTAGCCGGGGCAGGTCGACATGGCCGCGATCGGCGGCATAGACCATCGAGCGCTTCCACAGCAGCGTATCGGCGTGCAGGTCGACGATATCGAGCGTGGCGTGGAGCGCTTTCGCATCCTCGCTGACTTCGGGCAGCGGTTTCCCGTCGATCCGGTTCATGTCCCGCTCGGCAAAGCCGGGGGCGAAGGCGAAGAAGGCACTGGCGGCGATCGCGAGCACCAGCAGCGGGATCCAGTAGCGCTTTTTCATCGCT carries:
- the ileS gene encoding isoleucine--tRNA ligase, coding for MSEKPDYKDTVFLPKTDFPMKAGLPQKEPGILAQWQDEGLYQQVREARSGREKFILHDGPPYANGDMHIGHAMQRILKDMVVRSQTLLGKDAPFVPGWDCHGLPIEWKVEEKYRKKKKNKDEVPVKEFRAECRAYAQHWVDVQREQLKRLGLLGDWDNPYLTMDYYAEATIVSELMRFAEAGNLYRGAKPVMWSPVEKTALAEAEVEYEDITSTQIDVAFEITESRIEGLEGAHAVIWTTTPWTIPVNQALAYGEDIEYALFELEVADRFTDFDEDEATWTSRGRYLVAHDLGPHFLSRLPAHENGTVRLTAIWQCKGSDLAGTVARHPMHHLGGFYATPRPLLPGDFVTTDSGTGLVHMSPDHGEDDFDLCKAHGLNPVFAVMDDGRYRDDWPWLGGEDERRRAVINANFNAPDGPICSDLREAGALLSASADYAHSYPHSWRSKAKVIYRCTPQWFVPMDKPLSVTPAEAGVSPGHEQIPASAGMTLREIATQEIARVQFTPPKGRNRIGSMVEGRPDWVLSRQRAWGVPITLFVRPDGTYLQDPDVNARVIAAVREEGVDAWDEARKAEFLGDAHNPDDYEMVTDILDVWFDSGCTHVFTLESGRWPEQRWPADLYLEGSDQHRGWFQSSLLESCATRGRAPYDAILTHGFTMDAKGFKMSKSLGNTVDPNKVMEQYGADIIRLWALSVDFTEDHRIGDEILKGVGDQYRRLRNTFRYLLGALDGFVGDMGDAGEIPELERYVLALLADLDGKLRTAIEAYDFNTYTRLLVDFCNEDLSAFFFDIRKDSLYCDGPDSTKRNAYRTVLDLLFHALVRYAAPVLVYTAEEVWTTRYPDGGSVHLLEWPAVPGVTADGAKWARLRALRETVNEAIEPLRREKQIRSSNEADVVVPAAEVPEGFSDADLAELFITATVTRGDSDAVTVTRSAESKCGRCWRLLPDVEEDGDLCDRCDDVVGEVAAR
- a CDS encoding EcsC family protein, with protein sequence MMTPAQLEADQQAYRAMKPSFLGRGIERLTNPLGSAIASAIPKSLIENVLKGIDKAVDMAPLKQPDHDPADLGASQRAAKAIARTARTLNASSGAAAGLAGAITASADIPATIALALRHIRDAGRAYGFDGAGERERLFRLQILEIAALDDHAEKISRLDALDADIAADGSLEPIATQGIEPLVDQVVERVSRAIALASVRRRMGMVVPIFGSAVGGIVNAQFQRDVGRAARYAFQARRLRALD
- a CDS encoding bifunctional riboflavin kinase/FAD synthetase, with product MRWLDHRNPVPESLRGAIIALGNFDGFHRGHQAVAGEAIDWAHAEGRPSIIATFDPHPVRFFRPDTPPFRLTTLEQRQELYIAAGATAMLVFHFDKELASTSAEDFITEILIDRLGAHGVVTGGDFTFGQGAKGNVDLLKSFGGERGLESRVVEPVEDAGLGNGGVISSSRIREALRDGDCATATELLSRPFAIRGVVEHGDKRGREIGYPTANLHIESYLRPRYGIYAVTGRILATGQELTGAANIGIRPQFEPPKELLEPYFFDFSGDLYGQEIEVSFHHFLRPEAKFDSLEALMAQMEKDCERARELLAHKG
- a CDS encoding dipeptidase — encoded protein: MKKRYWIPLLVLAIAASAFFAFAPGFAERDMNRIDGKPLPEVSEDAKALHATLDIVDLHADTLLWKRSMVYAADRGHVDLPRLEAGNVAVQVFSSVTKTPTDQNYDSNSADGDNITLLAVGQLQPVRTWSSLLERTLYHAEKLERAARESNGMIIPIETPNDLDGVFGHRRIKGPQFVGALLSVEGLHNLEGDAANLERIYDAGVRMAGLTHFFDNELAGSMHGIEKGGLTPFGRNIVRRMEEMGMIVDIAHLSHTGVAEVLAMARRPVVSSHGGVQATCKVNRNLTDAEIRGLAATGGIIGVGYWEGAVCDTSPKAIAAAMNHIRDLVGIEHVALGSDYDGAVEVRFDTSKLVQVTQALMDAGFSEREIRAVMGGNAIRVLREGMKPLADVAQPATNS